One Coffea eugenioides isolate CCC68of chromosome 2, Ceug_1.0, whole genome shotgun sequence genomic window, AAAATCTTGGCCCCCTCATTTGTCAATTTCCCAATCTGGGCCATccccatttttccttttctcttttgataCAACTAGATAGGAAGGAAAATCGAACCCAGCATCTCCGGCCATCCAcgttttttgttttaaaaaatatactGCTAACAACTCATCCTCATTTTTCACATACATTTCCAATCCTTCCTTCTCATAATCAGGAAGGTAAATGCATCTTTATCGCGAAGAGAACTACTCTCCACAACGGTCCACGACCAAGCCCAATGCCTGACCGGCAACCCAATAGATGACTGCTGGAAATGCGACCCCAACTGGGCCAACAACCGCCAGCGCCTGGCCGACTGCGCCATTGGGTTCGGCCAAGCCGCAATGGGCGGCAAAGGTGGACAGATCTACATGGTCACCGACTCCTCCGACCACGACGCCGCGAACCCAACTCCGGGCACCCTCCGGCACGCCGTCATCCAAGACGAACCCCTCTGGATAATTTTTGCGGCCAACATGCAAATCAAGCTTAAGCATGAACTAATCGTGAACAGCTTCAAGACCATTGACGGTCGAGGGGCAAATGTGGAAATCACTGGGGGTGGCTGTATAACGTTACAGTACGTAAGCAACATCATTATTCATAACATTCACATTTACGACTGTGTCCCTAGCGGAAACACTAACATACGGTCGAGTCCAACGCATGTTGGGTGGAGAGGGAAATCCGACGGTGATGGGATCTCGATATTTTCGTCCAGGAATCTTTGGATTGATCATTGTGCGCTTTCTCATTGTACCGATGGGTTGATTGATGCTATCATGGGTTCCACAGCTATTACTATCTCTAATAGCTTTTTTACCCATCACAATGAAGTCATGTTGCTTGGCCATGATGATAAGTATTTACCCGATTCCGGCATGCAGGTCAGTAAaaattaccccaaaaaaaaattttttttggggggggggaggggtGATGGGGCTTTCGTATCTGAAGTTGTGGGGTAGACTGTAAAAATTGATTGATTAAGAGGGTGATTGGTATTAATTTTGATTAATTATATTTTTGGGATAGGTGACAATTGCGTTTAATCATTTTGGACTGGGGTTAGTACAACGTATGCCAAGGTGCAGGAGAGGGTACATACACGTGGTGAACAATGACTTCACAGAATGGAAGATGTATGCAATTGGTGGTAGTGCTAATCCTACCATCAATAGTCAGGGAAATAGGTACATCGCCCCGCCCGACCCGGATGCCAAGGAGGTAATTAATCCACTTTTACAGCCATTTCATATTTACTGCTGACATTTTGTTTTTCCATCGTTATTAGCTAGTGTTTAGTGGTTTGTACTGTTGTCTGATTACAGAATTATTGGCTCAATGATGGGAGTAACATCATACAATACTCTGCTTAAAGGGATTTTTGCATTGGAGGCGCGTACTTTTACGCGCCACCAAAGGCAGCTTTTGGGATTGTGGTAAAAAAAGATTGATCGTggaaatgagatgatattggCATTCCTTAAAAAATTTAAGGCACTTTTTAAATCTCATCTaatgcaaaagaagaaaaggagtgCTTTAGGAGTGCGACTATGTTTGGATatcaaattttattaaataatattttatttgtattataaataaatttttcaaTTCATCTTTTCATATCttcaattacattttttttatctcatatacattacattataaaaaatattacaataattattccaaataatatttcaaataatactctatccataCAAGCCCGATTATCGATAGCCTTAGGTTTCCATGCAATCGATGATGATGATCCATCCTGAATTCTTTAGGGGTTGATatttgaaaccaaaagtgactTTTGGGGAATAATGCAAAGAGTGTTAGCAAGTGCACGTGGGCTATATGTATATGTTTTTGTCCTGAGATGTAAATTGGCAGGAAAGTAACGTTGGTGTAACGTGGGGCGGCCAAAAATTAATTTGTTGGGCTCTTAGGATGGTGATGTTCTTTTATTAGAAGGGAGGCTGAGGTGACAAATTTTACCATTTGtaatgggaaatttttttttttagacgaCAAAAAATGAAGGAAGAAAATAGGATATTGCAGAAAATGACCAATTTGGGATCGTTTCCCTATTTATTTCGTGATCTAAACTGAACTTTATAATTGGTGTTCCCCACATTTTGACAATAGAAAGAGATGGTCCTTAACTTTTGAAGATGCAACAAGAAAAGTGGACACCGGGCCAAGAAAACAGCCCAGATCAAGAAACTTATTTTCGAAGGGACTTTGCACTAATTAGTCGCTGCTCTTCTGTTTGGTTAACGGCTCATTTTTCATTCATTGATTTAAATAATTAGACGACGAGAGTAGGATTAAGCGGAAGTTCAAGTAATGACGTCGTGTGATGCACGCGCATGCTTGCAGCGTGGTTGGCTTAATATGGTCATGCAGCTGCTAACCTGGGTGTATGATTATTAATTACATATATGTCTGAGGAGCAGGTGACAAAGCGCGTGGAAACAGACGAGAAGGACTGGAGTGACTGGAACTGGAGGACGGACGGGGACATGATGGTAAATGGAGCGTTCTTCGTCCCCTCGGGCGAGGGGCTGAGCGCCCAATATGCTAGGGCCTCCAGCGTCGAGCCCAAGTCTTCTGGACTTATTGACCAGCTAACGTTGAACTCCGGTGTCCTTGGTGGGCCCAGGTATCCTATACAACTCCCGCTTCTGTAGTTCtatgaccttttttttttgtaccccccccccccccccaaaaaaaaaaaatggtttggcCTTCACACTCACTTTCCAAATAGAGGGTTGCGTTCTTGACAACTGAAAATACCTGTCAGATTAACCGTCCCAATTGAAGGGCATTTCTTCCTCTAACTAAGTGCCAAACCACCAAAATGCCACTGGGCCAACTTGGTGGATTTTTTGGGACCACTTGGGATATGTCCATTGCCAAGTCAAATTCCCTAATCAACTTGTCTGGGGAACAGATACTAGTCCGTACTATTTCTGCTCGACTTGCCCCTTGCTGTCAACGACTAAATAATACTCTCTCAGTCCCATTAAAAGcatcttgcttttttttttagctgtgtcaaaatatttgtcatattagacatttttatttaatttatactctaaaattttttttatatcttTTATTAATGATGCATAAAATCAAATGTGATGtgattgttttttattttttactttaatCAGCACATGATTAAGggtaaaaataaaacaaagaaaaaatattttgatgaaGTGTATTTTGCATAAAAAACACATAGCCAAAATATGATATGACTAGACATATGGGACAGAGGTAGGTAGtgtgtaattttattaaatctAACGGCAATAATTCTAGTATGCTACGGAAGGGAGGAGCCAATTGGACATGCAGAAGACACAATTTTCTCCCTCCAATTCATTGGATGCTCGGATGAGAATATATACCCTCTTATCCAGCTAGTAGTGTAAAACAATCAATCGGAATGTCAGACAATATGaaacaaaggaaaaaacaaaaaattttatcTGCTGCAAGTTTATCTGTTAcaagttttttgtcaagtttatctgctacaagttttttaaaaattttatctacagtaacctcaaaaaatttttaaaaatttttaaactatacactttaaaatatttaaaaaaatacacttcaaaattttttacagtaaactacagtaaagttttaaataaatattcaaaaaatttatttgtcaaacaaaacggagtttggttttgaaaaaccCTTGGCGTTGCATGTACCATgatactaatatatatatatatatatatatatatataaataacaGGAGTAAGTCACTTATAGGGTAGTAGAAATAGAAAGAAATAgtgtagtagtagtagtaaaaGCGGAGAAATGAAATGGGACCAAGATTATAGGCATAGGGTGAAGAGTGAGTGCGAAGGAAGAGGGGGTGTTGATGGATTGGATTTGGATGCACGTGAAGGCGCGGGTGTTGCGAATCTAAAAGCAAGCTGGCTGGACAGACAGCCTTAACAGCGTTGTTTTGAGTTGTCTTTTAGCGTTTGCTTTTGTTGTCTTTTTGGTCGGATTTACTGCTAACAACTACAACTGTCTTACAACTACCACCACCACTTTCACTTTCACTTTCACTCCTGCCTTTTACAAACCCTCCTTACAACATAGGAATCTGCTAATTACTAAACCAATCAGTTCAGAGGAAAGAATATTAGTAGGAGTAGTAAATAATTAAAGGTCGGTTGAGCGCGTAAATTTTTGTCTCTCTGTCAAGCATCCCCAAGGTCAACACGTTTCAACGACGAAATAAATGTTTTATGTTTGtcagaacaaaaaaaatgtactCTAATCTCTCTATTGTGAATGAACGATAACTGATCATCCATCGGGTAATGAAAACAGTAGTGGCGGCTTTGTGCCaataaattttaagaaataataaaatattagtactAAGCTAGTGTGTGACTGTGTGTGAACGGAGAGCGCTTTTTATTGATCTTCTTTCTTGTTCCTGGTGTGAAAAGTGAAGCGGGTTAGATATGATAATAAATATTCTCAGATTCTTTCTCCATTCAATAAATATGCTCTCCAGCCAATTCAGCGTTGGATGGGGTTGTGGGGCCTGAGTCTTTTATGGTATTCCATTCGGGAACCACTTTGTTTTGGTACAAATTAGTTCGGCTCATTATTGATTTCGACATTGGAACGGGAAACTGGAAAAGAGCCCATACTCCGATTGGCGCCGCTTGCTTGCTTTGCCCCACCCCACCGTTGTTCTCCGGTTCTGAGATTTCCGTAATTATTACCCCTTTTAAACCAAGCAAAAATATACTGCTGCTGCACAGCatcaaaatatcaaattggGTTGGGTTGCAACATGGACACaatgccttgtttggattgccggttttcgtcgaaaaattacgtcgcttttcgtgatcacatttttctattacctttttccctcacatatatcaaatcgctacaataattttttcatgaaaaatcacaaaaaatgcaatccaaacacaacctttaATTTACGCAAAGGAATAGGGATATAATAAGCCAACCTCATCACGCGTGTTTGAGACTTTTAAGCGACGTCTGAGCCCCCCCTTCCCCACTTGGCTTCTTTTGTAGACCAAAAAAATACGACACTAGTAGTGTGAATGTCTGGTTTTTGTGCAAGAAGGAACTAGTAGTGTGAGGATGACTTCCCATCTTCATCATGCATCTAATGTATCAAGGAAAACAGAAAGAAGAGTGGCGGCTTTAATACATGATGATTATGAGAAAGAAGAGTGTGTCTGAAAAAGAATTAATGGAGCAGAGATAATAAGGAACAACGCTAGGTTGGTGGTACATTTGTGATAGCAAGCCATAGGCCGAATTTCATTCTCCTGCCTACATCACTCTCTCAATCAGGTGTCCATCCTTTTGTAATGCATCACTTTCTTCAATTATTTTGGCTCTGGTCTTCAAATCCTTTTCTCACCTTCAAATCCCTCGATTAGTTAGCTGACTTGCttaaatcaatcaatcaatcaatcatcatcatcattattattattgcatgtttttttttttcctccagcAAGCAAGTTACTACTCTTTTccggtggtggtggtggtgtttTCTGCCCTTCATTATGATTATGATTTTGATGCTGATATGATAATGGTAACCATGGTACAGGGACAACAGCGTTAGCATATCCTATGGCGGGGGGTCTACCACCGGAGACAGCGCAAACGGTCATGGCGGTTCGGGGTCCGCTCCTGGCGGAGATGGCGACTTCTTCGGTATGATATTTGGCAGCGGCgcaccaccacctcctcctcctccaacACCATCTGCGCTCGTCTTTTTGTCTCTTCTAATTATTTTAATTTCGTGCATGATCACCAACCAAGGTGCTCTACTATGATTATTATTACTAGTATATAGGAATTTaaagagccaaaaaaaaaagaaaagaaaaaggaagaaactaacatttttaattaattatttagagggaaaaaggaagaagatcAACCATCACATCTCTTCCTGCACATGTAATTTTGATTCTCAGGCATCAATTGAACAAGCACCTCAAGGCAACGCTCAGGGATtcgtcttttctttttttttttttttggtggggtCAGTATAgaattttcattttctcttgttgCTTTTCAGTGGGCCATTTTGATgtagaaggaattgattttgccCAAAGTCAAGTAATGTGATGGGGAGAGAATTATCAATTATTTATGCATATGGGGGAGAGGATAGAGTATGAGTGGCTGAAGTGGTTACTTCGGGTCAAACATCAGTTTCAGAGCCATTTTCTTTGCTATTCTTTGAAATTGAATGATCAATCAGAAAcacttctttcctttcttctttgccgggggtttttttttttaaagagatTTTAGTAAGTATTTTGATTTGGATGGCTAAAGAGGCCTTAAACGTGGGATGTCGCAGTGTCATCATGTAAAGTAGACAAATCGTCCAGCTGATCTTTGCTTAAATGCTGCAAGAATCTTCTCTTCATCATACCACGTCTTGATTTAAAATTGTTGTACATAAATTATCAACTGATCATTTTTGAGTTGGCAGTGCCTTCCAGTTCcaccagcagcagcagcagctctGCATGGCCATTTAACGGGGGATGCCATGCCGTCACCATGTTTGCCAATCAATGCCCAAATTAATCCAACAGCAGAGATCAATTAGCGGAAAGAAGAGCAAGCAGATTCTTTTAACCACTGAACTTATTGCTACCaagggtgaaaaaaaaaaaaaaaaaaaaaacccttttgaatgAGATATTAACTACAAACTACTTCCAACATTGCTTTCACTGTCATCTCAAAATTGAATGACAAAAAACGATCAAAAAGCCAAACTATAATTAGAAACACATATTAGCAAAAAGCACTGCACTTGGTCGAGAAGAGAAGATGGCAGAATTTCGTCCAACTTCTCTCCCCAGAATAAAAGACAGAACAGTGACAGAGGGCGGATCGCAAAAGAACTTTGCTCATTTCGGGGCAATAGGCCGAGACCGTGCGCCACCAATACCAGAACTTGTGCCGCTCATTGCCCTGATTATAGGCGAATTATGTGCTGCAGTGGAAATCTACAAGTAGATCAGTGAGTCAACTCTAATCACATCTTCCCCAGCCAGTACAGCTGCTCTTACAGTTTTGTATGTCAACACCCATTTGCAGCGGCCTCTTCGAGTCTCTTCCATGTCAACACCCGCTGCTCCTCCAGGCTTCCAGCCCTGGCCTCCCTTTCTTCATATTGCCTTTGGCACTCTTCAAACAGCTCAGCATCCATCTCCTGGAACATCCTTCGAACATTAGCCGTTAGCCCATTGATAGCCTGGTTCCAGTGACACTTTATGTTCTTTTCTAAAGCTTCAAAGATAATTGGCAAGATGGTATGGCGATTCTCTGCAATCAAGCTCACTATATGCTCATTGTTCCACCAGAATAGCGCCCGTTCTGCAACCTGCAGTTTAACTTACCGTGAAAATCTTCAGACAAAATTCCCATCCATTTTCAAGCTTGAAATTTAATGCATGGGTACACGTGCTTTACATCAAAATACTATCAAAGGAAAACATAAGCTATGGACGTCCAAGGCAATTACGAATGTAAAACCAGTTGTCAGATAATCATAAGAGTTATGGTGTTTAATAGGGACTGATGTTTGTGAGACATTCACATAGTTATGGGTGTTCAATCGGGTCCGAGAAAATTTTGATTATGCTGTTCAATCTGGCCTGAAAATTTGTGACATATTCACATCATTATGCGTATACAATCGGGCCTGaaacatttttttatttgcaCACCAGGACATTGTGAACATTAATGACCTAGCGAAATAATTGTATCATTTCGGTTTTTGAGGAGAATAAGATGCAAATGTGACAACCCCAACGtcaaattacatatatattgaAATCTGATTAAGTTACATCTTTTGACAACCTGAAAACTGAACGAAAGTAAAAAAGATAAAGCAGTTTTTCAGTCAATTTctccttaaaactgaaatttcaaCACCTAAATAAGCACAAAATTCTGAGCCATCCCAATATCTTAGTATGCTGCAAGTGCTCTGCCAATGACCAtcggttttttttttgaataattacCACTGGCCTACTATCAAATCTTAAAAGGACCCTCACAGCAACAAAAGGCGATATGATTCACTGACTGTGCTAATTATCAATATCCTTTACAACTGATACACTCTTATTTTCTATAGCTTAACGTAAACAACAAGAATAGATTAAAAATGA contains:
- the LOC113761297 gene encoding probable pectate lyase 12; this encodes MLPPPDLCSILRIPFLILLLSLPAKASSFNLTLPNQHPYPEAVAHEVQRKVNASLSRRELLSTTVHDQAQCLTGNPIDDCWKCDPNWANNRQRLADCAIGFGQAAMGGKGGQIYMVTDSSDHDAANPTPGTLRHAVIQDEPLWIIFAANMQIKLKHELIVNSFKTIDGRGANVEITGGGCITLQYVSNIIIHNIHIYDCVPSGNTNIRSSPTHVGWRGKSDGDGISIFSSRNLWIDHCALSHCTDGLIDAIMGSTAITISNSFFTHHNEVMLLGHDDKYLPDSGMQVTIAFNHFGLGLVQRMPRCRRGYIHVVNNDFTEWKMYAIGGSANPTINSQGNRYIAPPDPDAKEVTKRVETDEKDWSDWNWRTDGDMMVNGAFFVPSGEGLSAQYARASSVEPKSSGLIDQLTLNSGVLGGPRDNSVSISYGGGSTTGDSANGHGGSGSAPGGDGDFFGMIFGSGAPPPPPPPTPSALVFLSLLIILISCMITNQGALL